The following is a genomic window from Elaeis guineensis isolate ETL-2024a chromosome 10, EG11, whole genome shotgun sequence.
tgatcatttattttttgaaaaaattataaatattatataaaatttaataaaataataaataaaattaaatatttggattaAATTGAATAATTATCTATctatattcttatatatatatattttttgataaatataaatataaatataaatattaattagatatgtaaatttttttttatatttaaataaatttggaCGTAAAATTTGAATGAATATCATCCGATCCATATCCTTCTCTAGCTTCATGTGTGATAGAAGCTTTGGGTTTCGGATCTCTAATAATTTTGATTGCATGTGCGGACACCACtgtaaattaataaaaagatCCGTTGTTTGCTGTATGAATTTGAATGCCGTACCAATACAATCTGAGTCCACCGAGGAGTTATTAAATGGTCCGTATCTAGTGGACCGGTCTAATAGTCACTTGCCATAAACCATCCAAGATTAAGagctgtacccaaaaaaaaaaaaaaaaaaaaaagaacatccaAGATCAAGAGGGGTGCGAATTGAAACATAGCTTGGTGTTTGGACTGATTGACCGCTCCGGGTCCATCCAAGCAGCCGTACCACTCCGTTTCTGATATCTGACGTCATCTCTCTTCTTCGTACCCGCTTCGTTAGACCAATCTCTACTGAACTAGTAGCCCCTTTCAATAGAGAGCCCCTCGTACCGTCTACGGTATCAATTTCTACGGGGAAGCGGCATCAGCCGTTACCAAGCAGCACCGTTTCATATTTGAAGGCTTAAATATTCTCCATCAAGTCCCCGATCGTGACGCTACGTTCAGGACCACAAACGGGAACGCCTTCTGTCATGCCATCGCAAAATCTATTATTATTTAGTCTCGGCTGTCGGGTGTAAAGAAAATGGCGATTATTCCCAAAAAAGATTGACATGGTGGTTCGCAGGACGCCCGCTCCAGCACACTGTCGGTAAATTTGGACTCTATTCCGCTGGGTGCAATACGTTACACGGGCGAGAGTGTGGTTTGGGTGCTCGGAGGTGCAGGTGCCCCCTCCCTCTCTTTTTAACTGCGGCTCTCCCGGGTGGCCTTTTCCTCCAGTGTTCACGTGACGACGTGACGCTCTCTGAAACAGCTGCTGCCCGTCCACGCTCTTCTTTGTTCGCTTATGCCCGCCCCAATGCTTCACTGTTCTCTTTCGCTCCCTTCCTTCCACGCCGTGCGAGGCTGAGtgggggaggagagagagaagcggaaaattgagagaaaaagaaaagaaaaagggaagcaAGACCTATCTAGCCTTCAGCTGCTGCTTCTCCTCCCCAGCAATGCCGAAGCTTGGGAACGACAAGAAGCTCCATCTCCCACTGCTATTGTTCTTGCTGCTGCTGTTGCCGTCATTCCTCTCCTATAATAATGATAACAATGCTTGGGGGGCATTCGGCATCCCAGCGCCGCCGCTGTCGGACGCGGAAGCGCTGCTTGCCTTCAAGGCCAAGGCCGATCCGGGCAACCGCCTCCCCTTCCTCGCCAACCGCTCCGCCGACTACTGCCGCTGGGCTGGTGTCCGGTGCTCCACCCAGGGGAGGGTGATCCGGCTGGTCCTCGAGGGCTACAGCCTCAATGGCACCTTCGCCGGACGCACCCTGCCCCGGCTCGACCAGCTTCGGATCCTCAGCCTCAAGGCCAACGCCCTCGCCGGCCCCATCCCGGATCTCTCTGGGCTCCTCAACCTCAAGGCCCTCTTCCTCGACCACAACCTCTTCTCCGGTTCCTTTCCCGcgtctctcctctccctccaccGGCTCCGGACACTCGACCTTTCCCACAACAGCCTCTCCGGGCACATCCCGCCGGCGCTCGCCTCCCTTGACCGGCTCTACTTCCTCCACCTCGAGTGGAACCGGTTCAACGGCTCCGTGCCACCACTCAACCAGAGCTCCCTCAAGGTCCTCAATGTCTCCAATAACGACCTCTCCGGCGCCGTTCCCGTCACCGCGGCCCTTTCCGCGTTCGATGCGTCTGCCTTCGCCGGGAACCCCGGGCTCTGCGGCGAGGTCGTTCGCAAGGAATGCGGCTCTCATTTCCAATTCTTTCACGGCGGCGGCGGCGATGGCGGCGGCCAATCGGTCGCCCCGTCCCCAGCTGCCGCTGCCGGGCTTGGGGGGCAGCACGCAGGGTTTCTCCTTCCGGGCTCGGCGTCGCCATCTCAGAAGATGCACAAGAGGGCCATCGTTGTGATCGAGTTCTTGGCCGGTGCCTTTCTCGTAATCGGAGCCGTGGGCGTTTCCCTGgcactgaagaagaagaagaagaagaaggagaggatgAAGCAGGAGAAGATGCTGACACCAGAAAAGAATGCGTCGAGTACTGCCGTCGCGGATGCTTTGGAGATGGATGTGGAAGGGGACGTCGAGGAGATGGAGAGCAGGGCCAATGAGctggtggcggcggcggcggcggcaatGTCGGAGGAGAAAGTGAAGAAGCTGGGAAAGAGCGGGTGCCTGGTGTTCTGCGCCGGGGAGGCGCAGGTCTACACTCTGGAGCAGCTAATGCGGGCATCGGCTGAGATGTTGGGGAGGGGGAGCGTCGGGACCACCTACAAAGCGGTGCTGGATAACCGGTTAATTGTGAGCGTGAAGAGGCTGGATGCATCTAAGATGGAGATGACGGGGAAGGAGGCGTTCGAGCGGCACATGGATGCAGTGGGCAGGCTGCGCCACCCCAACTTGGTACCACTGCGGGCGTATTTCCAGGCCAAGGAGGAGAGGCTGCTCGTCTATGACTACCAGCCCAATGGCAGTCTCCACTCTCTAATACATGGTAGGCTTCTGGCCTCGCCTTCTTACCTCATCGGTCGACACATTCTTATGCTGttgtcctttcttttcttttttgcctTTTCCTTAGATTTCCACAGTTGGAATTACCAGATATCTCTTAATTTGATGTCAGATCCTAGAAATTAAATTGACCCAACTTTTTAGCAAGGATTAATGCCTGCGTTTCTCAATACGGTTTAGTGAGAGTAACTCTTTCATCCCCAAGTTCAACTCCattatcatcatcaaaatcagcaaataattgaatttttaaatttttaaatgagGTTAATTTGCTGATGACCCATCTGTCTCTGAAACATATTGAGGGGGGAAAAGAATAGTTAAtgattccttttttctttttcctcctttttttttttttggttgggggcTCTCTGCTTTATATGTCTGAAAATGAATAGGACCAAAGCTGTCCATAATGTATAGGTCATTTGGCTGATTACTGTCAAAAGATCGAGGCATTAAGAAGGGATCGGAGTCTCCCCCACCCATAGCAATCAGGATATATAGGATGGGAAATCCTTGTGGTAAAAACTAAACTGATAGATTCTCTGCATTTTTTATGTTAATAGTCAAGATTAGGTTAATACATATACCTGATTAGGAATTATTAATTCCGTCAGCACTAGGTTTGAGAGGGAAGCTTCAGTCACCTTGGTGAGCAGTTACTCTGATAAGTTACTAGGTCACAATTTCCTGGGTTTGAACATGACAAGCAGGTGCTTTTGCAGGAAAAAGAAGGTAGGTTGTTGGGTTCATTTTGTTGGTAACCTTGCAGTGTTTGTCAATTGATCAGTTGGGACTGTTTTTCTTTAACTTGGTTTTTTAAGGTGTCTGAAGTTTTTTACAGCTACAGCAATGTTACTAGATACCATGACATACATACTGAATTAAGCCAGTAGAACATGAGAcatgaaatattttttcagaATACAGTGTCTAGCAGCTCTAGTATTATATGGCTGATAGTGTGTAAAGATGAGGTTTTCTTGCAGCACTTTAAATGGACTGGATGGTTGAACTATGCTGAAGTAAATGAGCACAATTACAGAGCAACATATGTGGATAGATAGCCAAGGGATTTATACATAGAGGGAGTTTGAAGCTTACATCAGCTCCCCAGGTAACTTGATACAGAGGGAACAAGGCTACTTGAGTTCCTTTACGGAAGGTGATGGACAAGAGCACAAGAGCAAGGTCATACCTCAAGCAATTACATTGCAGGCATTAGAGACTCTCATGGAAAGGAGGGAGATAATTTCGATCTGCTTCAATGACTGGCCATTGTCAAAGGATTACAACATGGAGGTGCTTTGTTGGACTAAGTTGATATACAAGTCATTTGGTCAGGATAGTCAACCAAGATATATAACCATCTGCTTTGAGAAAAGTTTCACATTAATATCATTCTGGAAGAAGGTTGATTTAGTTAACATGAAAGTTTTGTTGCTTTGGAGGTATACCTTGGGAATAGGATTTGTTTTGAGAGTATACTTAGAAAGATCAAGCAAGATAGATAGTGAGATAGCCCTCTTTCTTCAATATCAACATAATAAGCTTCAATGCTACTCTGGTTGGGGACACTATGTccttttatgatttttatataaGATTTATTTCATAAAACTTTTGTTTTTGTGTTGCTTCAAGAATCAAATTAGACAAAGAAGCCAATAGAAAGAATGATCAAAGGGGTTAATGGAAATGCAATTATGCACATTCCTCACCCTAAGAAGATAGTAAGATGATATAGTCAGTGAAAAATAGAAATGGGCCATTGGTGATAAGGGGATGTTTTGTTGGGGAgagtgggggtctggaatcggaatcaaaatcggaatgggtgactcccattccaaccgtttggttgggaggagtcccattccgattctgattccaggatagaatgggaatggctcaatctatatagaactcaatctctaatctcctctatggattcaaatttctattccaattctgtttccgatttcgattccagtcacaaaccaaatgcttcggaggatttggccattccgattctgattctaagccattccgattttcattcccATTCCGATTTCGGTTACAAACCAAACACCCCTTAAGTTTCTTACTGTTAAATCTTCATAAGTGAGTAATCTTGGATCAAAACATTATGACTAAAATTCAGTTCATATAAGctctattttatttatgataaatggcCATTTTATGATTAGATCTGTCTGGGTGATATCTGATGTGTGTTCATCTTATTCTAAGACTGGCTTTGACGTTGTAGTGCCTAGAATGCTTGTGCCGCAGCACAGATCATGGGTCCCAGCTGCACGAGTCTTGGAACCCAATATAGGTTTTGTCTTGTTAGGACAGTTTGATATTAGTTAATTCTAAGACGTTTGATTTTTATGAACTTTCTTTCTAAGAATTGTTGATGTTATTAGAAAAGTTATTAATTAGGGCTCTTCGAGTTAGAATAGGACTTGAAATCCCATATTGGAAAGTTGAAGAAAAGAATCCTCTTTTACTATTTATAAATACCCCTGTTGGGGCTCCTTTTGGAATTATAGTAGAGATACTTGAGTCTTATGAGAATTATTCTTGCCttctctctattctctctctctcctctcttttggtAGATTTCTAGGGTCTGTGAGCATATGAGAGTTGTATGCTTAGAGTATTTAATCAAGATGGTATTTTTTGGCTTCAGTAGAAAGTGACCTACCTTCTTGCTCTTTTTGTCTTGTTAGGACAGTTTGATATTAGTTAATTCTAAGACGTTTGATTTTTATGAACTTTCTTTCTAAGAATTGTTGATGTTATTAGAAAAGTTATTAATTAGGGCTCTTCGAGTTAGAATAGGACTTGAAATCCCATATTGGAAAGTTGAAGAAAAGAATCCTCTTTTACTATTTATAAATACCCCTGTTGGGGCTCCTTTTGGAATTATAGTAGAGATACTTGAGTCTTATGAGAATTATTCTTGCCttctctctattctctctctcctctcttttggtAGATTTCTAGGGTCTGTGAGCATATGAGAGCTGTATGCTTAGAGTATTTAGCCAAGATGGTATTTTTTGGCTTCAGTAGAAAGTGACctaccttcttgctcttccaacTTCTGTTCGTCCATTCTAGCACCTTGCATCATATGTGTTGTAGTGGGTTTTCTACCTCACCACAATCACTTGAGCCGATATATCCTTTCACCTTGGAGTTTTTAGCCCAAGTTCAATACCTTCCTGATATCAGGCTTCCTAGTTTAGAACCTTTGATTTGCTCTCTCTCTTGATTTCATGCATAGCCAAGAGGATAGTATTTGATGTCATAACTTTAGTCTTCTTGATTTGGCTTGAGTTCTAAACTTGTCTTGGATCATCTTGTCCAAAGATGATTTCTCAGAGGGAAGCAAAGTTACTCTACCCTCAAGGCTCTTCAATCCTGTTGACATGGGCTTGTTTTCTTTTCCTGGATTTGATCTGCTGTATGTAGTCATGGTACAAATGTCAGGCAATACACAAGATGTAGAATGCTTGACCTATAGGAGTTGTTGCTGAGGCTCTAGATCTTTTTGAGATGAAACTAGATCATGAGGAAGATATATtccttttttaaatatttcattatCACAACCAAAATCTACAAGAATTAGAATGATTGTGataataatttcaataaaaatattgAGTGTGTCCGTAGAAGCAACAATACCAATGGAATTCTAAAATTGATGGAAGCAAGGTTCCAGTCCCAAGTAGATGATGGATAGGCAAAATCTAGGATCAATTGAGACTATCAACAACTGATCGTCAGTCTCATATGGCTGGAGAATGATGCTGACGTAAATGGGAGAAGCATTTTTTATGTAAAGGCATGGCCTTCTTAACGAGCAAAGCTACAAAATCTCCCCAACAACCTATATAGTCAAAATTGGAGGAACAAACATCAAAATAACAATCAACTCATACTAGAGAGTTTAGCGGTAATTTCCTTAATCTTCATTCTACTTGCTTCCAAAAAGGCTAATAGATGGGGTCTTCACAGGTATAAAGAGTCCCACCATCCTAAAGTTTATGATGATTTTTATATTAAGAGATCATCACAAAAGTGCTTAAAAACATAGATGAGAATAGAGTTTGATTTTGCTTCTATAATGTTTTTGATTCTCATGCCTCTAAAATTAGCTTGTACTTCATATCCAAGTGATTTGCAAAAATCTGCTCAAAGAGGCAAGAGATTATGATAATTGG
Proteins encoded in this region:
- the LOC105052804 gene encoding probable inactive receptor kinase At5g67200, with protein sequence MPKLGNDKKLHLPLLLFLLLLLPSFLSYNNDNNAWGAFGIPAPPLSDAEALLAFKAKADPGNRLPFLANRSADYCRWAGVRCSTQGRVIRLVLEGYSLNGTFAGRTLPRLDQLRILSLKANALAGPIPDLSGLLNLKALFLDHNLFSGSFPASLLSLHRLRTLDLSHNSLSGHIPPALASLDRLYFLHLEWNRFNGSVPPLNQSSLKVLNVSNNDLSGAVPVTAALSAFDASAFAGNPGLCGEVVRKECGSHFQFFHGGGGDGGGQSVAPSPAAAAGLGGQHAGFLLPGSASPSQKMHKRAIVVIEFLAGAFLVIGAVGVSLALKKKKKKKERMKQEKMLTPEKNASSTAVADALEMDVEGDVEEMESRANELVAAAAAAMSEEKVKKLGKSGCLVFCAGEAQVYTLEQLMRASAEMLGRGSVGTTYKAVLDNRLIVSVKRLDASKMEMTGKEAFERHMDAVGRLRHPNLVPLRAYFQAKEERLLVYDYQPNGSLHSLIHGSRSTRAKPLHWTSCLKIAEDVAQGLAYIHQASRLVHGNVKSSNVLLGSDFEACLADNCLSFLVEPSDGEDNSGYRAPETRKSNRRLTPRSDIYAFGVLVLELLTGKLPLQHPVLLATDLPVWVRSVREDEGTDDERLMMIIDIAAACVRSSPESRPTTWQVLKMIQEVKEADTGDNDSDSTCIS